The Bacteroidia bacterium sequence TACCAATTAATATAATTCCACCTCTTGGTCCTCTTAAAGTTTTATGTGTAGTAGATGTAACAATGTGACAATGTGGGAATGGGTTGTTTAGTTCTTTTGCTGCGATTAATCCGGCAGGATGTGAAATGTCTGCCATTAATAAAGCACCAATTTTATCAGCAATTGATCTCATGCGGGCATAATCCCAATCGCGACTATATGCAGAAGCACCGGCAACAAGCATTTTTGGTTTATGCTCAAAAGCTAGTTTTTCCATTTCTTCATAATCAATTAATCCGGTATCTTCTTTTACTCTGTATGCAAAAGGTTGGTATAGAATACCAGAATAATTAACCGGTGAACCATGAGTTAGATGACCTCCATGAGATAAATCTAATCCCATAAATTTATCGCCTGGTTTTAAAACTGCAAGCATAACTGCAGCATTTGCCTGAGCACCTGAATGAGGCTGAACATTAGCATACTCGGCACCAAAAAGTTGTTTAATTCTGTCAATTGCAAGTTGTTCTGTTTGGTCAACAATCTCGCAACCACCATAGTAGCGTTTGCCGGGATAACCTTCGGCATATTTATTTGTTAAAACTGAACCCATTGCTTCCAGCACTTGTTGGCTTACAAAATTCTCTGAAGCGATTAGTTCGATACCATGGAGCTGTCTGTTATGCTCTTCTTCGATAAGATCAAATATTTTTATATCTTTTTCCATTGTGAATAAATATTTATGTATAAAAATGAAACAGTGCCAAAGTTAAGCTTTTACAATACACACGATACATCTAATGTCAAAAAATATTTATAAAACACATGTGAATAAAAAATATAATATTAGTTTGGCTGGAAAAAAAAGATGTTATACTTTAGCTCCCGAAAACTTATTATTAATCTAAAACTTTTAAATTATGGAAGAAACTACACAAAAACCTCAGGGTAAGGGATTAGCAATCGTTGGATTTATTCTCTCGTTATTGATGATCGTTAGTATTTGGTTCGTTTGGGGCGCTGCTGCTATTGTTCAGGCTGCTGGTGGAAACGGTTTTATTTCACTTGGTGTTTGTTTGGTAATAGCTATTGTTGGCTTACTATTAAGCTTCATGGGTATGAAGAAATTAGGTGCAACAGGTGGTGGAAAAGGTTTAGCAATGACAGGTTTAATTATTAACGTAGTTGTTGTTTTACTTTTAGGTTATTTTATGTATTCAGTAAGTCAAGTACCATCTTTCGAAGGTACACTTAATGAATTTGGTAGTGAACTAGACAACGCTATGCAACAATTAAATGATAGCATTCAGTAATTAAAAAAAATTATTAAATTTTAGAGCTGTCAATTTTTGACAGCTCTTTTTTTATAAAAAATATTGTGAATAATTTTATTAAGCGCTCTCGGTTAATAGTAATAATTGGTATTGTTGGCTTTATTGATGTAGCTTTTTCAATAATTTCAGGCGTATTTAAAATATTCACCGGTATTGAGTTTCTAAATATTGCAGAAGCAAATATTAATCAGAGTAACGGTTTAGATAAAGTTGATGGATTTGAAAAAGCAGTTAATAATCTAAATAATGCTTTTGGTGGGCAACTTGTGTTTGCAAATAAATTAGTAGAAAACTCAATTATATTAGGAGTAATAGTTATTGTATCTGCATTAATAAGCTTTGTAGGTCTAATGTGGATGTGGAATTTAAGAAAAAAGGGGTTTTTATATTTTGTATTGGGACAATTAGTTCCAATTGCTTCATTTTTAATCTTTGTTGGATTTAGTTTTAGCTATTTGTGGTTGTTGCCAATTATCTTTATTTTGCTTTGGGCTTACAACCTAAAGTATATGAGCTGACAAAATCCTGTTTAGAACCCATACAATTAAGCATTTAATAATAATTATATCTAAGTGTCCATGCTTAGTATTGCTTTTCTTCAAACAATTTTATTTTGATACATTTGTTAAACTAAAAAATATAATATTATGGCATTAGGTGAATCGGAAATAATTTTAATTGTTGCTTTATTAATTTTTTGTGGGCTAGCTATTTTACTAGCTATACTTTATATCACAACTCTTCAAAATACCTTAAAAGCAGTAAGTGAAGAAAATCAGAAAATGAAACCTAATGCTGTCTGGATGATGTTT is a genomic window containing:
- a CDS encoding serine hydroxymethyltransferase; this encodes MEKDIKIFDLIEEEHNRQLHGIELIASENFVSQQVLEAMGSVLTNKYAEGYPGKRYYGGCEIVDQTEQLAIDRIKQLFGAEYANVQPHSGAQANAAVMLAVLKPGDKFMGLDLSHGGHLTHGSPVNYSGILYQPFAYRVKEDTGLIDYEEMEKLAFEHKPKMLVAGASAYSRDWDYARMRSIADKIGALLMADISHPAGLIAAKELNNPFPHCHIVTSTTHKTLRGPRGGIILIGIDFPNPWGLKTPKGEIKMMSALIDSAVFPGIQGGPLEHVIASKAVAFGEALNPSYKEYIKQVRKNAVKMAEEFVNKGYKVISGGTDNHLMLIDLRTKFPDITGKQVENTLVKAHITINKNMVPFDTRSPFQASGIRVGTPAITTRGMKEEHMPIIVDLVDRVISNITNEDVINKTGNEVNEMMKQFKLFAY